One Mycobacteroides salmoniphilum DNA segment encodes these proteins:
- a CDS encoding coenzyme F420-0:L-glutamate ligase — MTSPADSPAPEHGSAAPVEILPVPGLPEFRPGDDVAGAIAAVAPWVRDGDVIVITSKIVSKAEGRIVAAPTDPEARDNLRRRLIDSESVRVLARKGKTLITENIIGIVQAAAGIDASNVDTAELVLLPVDPDASAAAVRAALSRQLGVNVAVVITDTMGRAWRNGQTDAAIGSSGISVLYGYAGAKDKHGNELQVTEVAIADEIAAAADLVKGKLTDVPVAVVRGLSVSDDGSVARDLQRSGPDDLFWLGTAEALEQGRRDAVLVRRSIRQFADMAVDPDLLREAIGEALTAPAPHHTHPVRFVWVRDLTRRRALLDAMKQAWTVDLNGDGRSPESVQKRVARGQILYDAPEVVIPFLVPDGAHDYPDERRNAAERTMFTVAVGAAVQALLVALAARGVGSCWIGSTIFTGDVVRRQLALDTSWEPMGAIAIGYPHGYPDEGLTPRAPLPAGQMLVEL; from the coding sequence ATGACCTCACCTGCGGATTCCCCTGCACCCGAACATGGTTCAGCGGCTCCGGTAGAGATCCTACCCGTTCCGGGCCTGCCGGAATTCCGCCCCGGCGACGATGTCGCCGGGGCCATCGCCGCGGTGGCGCCGTGGGTCCGCGACGGCGATGTGATCGTGATCACTAGCAAGATCGTTTCCAAGGCCGAGGGTCGAATCGTGGCCGCGCCCACCGATCCCGAGGCGCGAGACAACTTACGGCGCAGGCTGATCGACTCCGAATCTGTCCGTGTGCTGGCCCGCAAGGGCAAGACACTGATTACCGAGAACATCATCGGCATCGTGCAGGCCGCCGCCGGAATCGACGCATCCAATGTGGACACGGCGGAACTCGTACTACTGCCCGTTGACCCCGATGCCAGCGCTGCGGCAGTGCGGGCCGCGCTGTCACGCCAACTGGGCGTGAACGTAGCGGTGGTGATCACCGACACCATGGGCCGGGCCTGGCGCAACGGCCAGACCGATGCGGCCATCGGCTCTTCCGGTATCTCCGTCCTCTACGGCTACGCCGGTGCAAAAGATAAGCACGGCAACGAGCTTCAGGTGACAGAGGTGGCTATCGCCGATGAAATCGCCGCGGCTGCCGACCTTGTCAAGGGCAAGCTCACCGACGTGCCGGTCGCGGTGGTGCGCGGCCTGTCGGTGTCCGATGACGGCAGTGTGGCCCGCGATCTCCAGCGCTCGGGCCCGGACGACTTGTTCTGGCTCGGCACCGCAGAGGCCTTGGAGCAGGGGCGCCGCGATGCGGTACTGGTGCGCCGCTCCATCCGGCAATTCGCCGACATGGCAGTCGATCCCGACCTGTTACGCGAAGCCATTGGCGAGGCGCTGACGGCCCCCGCGCCGCATCACACCCATCCGGTGCGATTCGTGTGGGTACGGGATCTGACGAGACGACGCGCGCTGCTGGACGCCATGAAGCAGGCGTGGACCGTCGACCTCAACGGGGACGGCCGCAGCCCCGAGTCCGTGCAGAAGCGGGTGGCACGCGGACAGATCCTCTATGACGCACCGGAGGTCGTGATTCCGTTCCTGGTACCCGACGGCGCACATGACTATCCCGACGAGCGCCGGAATGCGGCGGAACGCACCATGTTCACCGTTGCGGTCGGCGCCGCAGTGCAGGCACTCCTGGTGGCGTTGGCCGCGCGGGGTGTGGGGAGCTGCTGGATCGGGTCCACCATCTTCACAGGAGACGTAGTACGCAGGCAGCTCGCATTGGACACTTCATGGGAACCGATGGGCGCCATCGCGATTGGGTATCCCCACGGTTACCCCGACGAGGGATTGACGCCGCGCGCTCCCCTGCCCGCCGGCCAGATGCTGGTGGAACTGTGA
- a CDS encoding NUDIX hydrolase: MTGLRESAVELLSLWEAPDPEQDSLRHAVLAFLDANPDACRRRSAAGHITASALVVNHDGSQALLTLHPRVGKWLQLGGHCEEEDSTIRAAALREATEESGIPNLNLASNLLGIHVHPITCSLGVPTRHLDLQFLAHAPEGAQITVSDESLDLRWWPIDEIPDEDPSVVMLAQRAQARLR; encoded by the coding sequence GTGACCGGGCTGCGCGAGTCGGCCGTCGAGCTGCTCTCCTTGTGGGAGGCGCCGGACCCAGAGCAGGACAGTCTCCGGCATGCCGTGCTGGCGTTCCTCGACGCCAATCCGGACGCCTGCCGTCGCCGCAGCGCCGCCGGCCATATCACCGCCTCGGCACTGGTGGTCAATCACGACGGATCGCAGGCGCTGCTGACCCTGCACCCCCGCGTCGGTAAATGGCTGCAACTGGGCGGCCACTGCGAGGAAGAGGACTCCACCATCAGGGCCGCCGCGCTGCGCGAGGCCACCGAGGAGTCGGGGATCCCGAATCTCAACCTGGCATCGAATCTTCTTGGAATACACGTACATCCGATCACGTGCTCACTGGGCGTGCCGACGCGCCATCTCGACTTGCAGTTCTTGGCGCACGCACCCGAGGGCGCACAGATCACCGTCAGCGACGAATCACTCGACCTGCGCTGGTGGCCCATCGATGAGATTCCGGATGAAGACCCCTCGGTCGTCATGTTGGCCCAGCGGGCACAGGCACGTCTGCGCTGA
- a CDS encoding sugar phosphate nucleotidyltransferase, with the protein MPESVVSGSVEPGAVVESGTVKADAVILVGGQGTRLRPLTLSAPKPMLPIAGFPFLTHVLSRVAAAGIDHVVLGTSYKAEVFESEFGDGSKLGLSITYVTETEPLGTGGAIRNVLEHLRHDTALVFNGDVLSGLDLKDLLAHHEQTQADLTLHLVRVGDPRAFGCVPTDSDGRVTAFLEKTEDPPTDQINAGCYVFRRELIEQIPSGRPVSVEREVFPGLLSSGAKVCGYVDTSYWRDMGTPEDFVRGSADLVRGIAPSPAIPEHPGEALVHDGASVAPGALVIGGTVVGRGAEIGPGARLDGAVIFDGARIEAGAVVERSIIGFGARIGPRALVRDGVIGDGADIGARCELLRGARVWPGITIPDGGIRYSSDV; encoded by the coding sequence ATGCCTGAGAGTGTTGTATCTGGCAGTGTTGAACCGGGCGCCGTGGTTGAATCGGGCACCGTGAAAGCCGATGCCGTCATCTTGGTGGGAGGGCAGGGCACCCGGCTGCGCCCACTGACCCTCTCGGCGCCCAAGCCGATGCTGCCGATCGCCGGCTTCCCCTTCCTGACACATGTCTTGTCGCGGGTAGCGGCGGCCGGGATCGATCATGTGGTGCTGGGGACGTCCTACAAGGCCGAGGTCTTCGAGTCGGAATTCGGCGACGGATCCAAGCTGGGCCTGTCGATCACGTATGTCACAGAAACTGAGCCGCTGGGCACAGGCGGGGCCATCCGGAATGTGCTGGAGCATCTACGCCACGACACCGCCCTCGTCTTCAATGGCGATGTGTTGTCCGGTCTGGATCTGAAAGATCTTCTCGCGCATCATGAGCAGACTCAGGCCGACCTGACGTTGCACCTGGTACGCGTCGGCGACCCGCGTGCGTTCGGCTGTGTGCCTACCGATTCCGACGGTCGTGTCACTGCGTTTCTGGAGAAGACCGAGGATCCGCCCACCGATCAGATCAACGCCGGGTGCTACGTGTTCCGGCGTGAGCTGATCGAACAGATCCCCTCTGGTCGGCCGGTATCGGTTGAACGAGAGGTCTTTCCGGGACTGCTGAGCAGTGGCGCCAAAGTGTGCGGATACGTGGACACCAGCTATTGGCGCGATATGGGAACTCCCGAGGACTTCGTGCGTGGCTCGGCGGACCTGGTGCGCGGCATCGCGCCGTCACCGGCGATCCCCGAACATCCGGGTGAGGCCCTGGTGCACGACGGCGCTTCGGTGGCACCGGGTGCGCTGGTGATCGGTGGCACCGTGGTGGGTCGGGGAGCCGAAATCGGCCCGGGGGCACGGCTCGACGGTGCGGTCATCTTCGACGGTGCGCGCATCGAAGCGGGTGCTGTGGTGGAACGCTCCATCATCGGGTTTGGCGCTCGCATCGGTCCGCGGGCACTGGTGCGCGACGGCGTGATCGGTGACGGTGCCGACATCGGCGCGCGGTGCGAGCTGCTGCGCGGAGCCCGGGTGTGGCCCGGAATCACCATTCCCGACGGCGGCATCAGGTACTCGTCGGACGTCTAG
- a CDS encoding glycosyltransferase family 2 protein, producing the protein MVTVTYSPGEHLDRFLRTLRHATARPLRVILADNGSTDGVPEAAAEEPEVELLRTGGNVGYGKAANLGVAQVDPDAEWIVIANPDVQWGPGSIDALLEVAQRWPAAGALGPLIREPDGSVYPSARVVPSLSGGALHALLGSVWPTNPWTAAYRQDRMEPSERVVGWLSGSCLLLRRKAFDAIGGFDTRYFMYMEDVDLGDRLARAGWQNVYAPSAEVVHAKGHAAGRDPARSLTAHHDSVYIYQSDRHPHWWQAPLRWSIRSALAARSAIVVRAAIRANRRRDKQGDGNA; encoded by the coding sequence GTGGTGACGGTGACGTACTCGCCCGGCGAGCACCTCGACCGCTTCCTGCGCACGCTGCGCCATGCCACCGCTCGCCCCCTGCGGGTGATCCTGGCCGATAACGGCTCCACCGATGGAGTGCCCGAAGCAGCCGCTGAGGAGCCCGAGGTGGAGCTGCTTCGCACCGGGGGCAATGTCGGCTATGGGAAGGCCGCCAACCTCGGAGTAGCGCAGGTCGATCCCGACGCCGAGTGGATTGTGATCGCGAACCCCGATGTGCAGTGGGGTCCGGGAAGCATCGATGCGCTGCTTGAGGTTGCACAGCGCTGGCCCGCGGCGGGTGCGCTGGGTCCGCTGATTCGTGAACCCGACGGCTCGGTGTATCCCTCGGCGCGGGTGGTGCCGAGCCTCTCCGGGGGCGCGCTTCATGCGCTGCTGGGATCGGTATGGCCCACCAATCCGTGGACCGCGGCATACCGCCAGGACCGGATGGAACCGTCCGAGCGTGTCGTCGGATGGCTGTCGGGGTCGTGCCTGCTGCTTCGGCGTAAAGCCTTCGATGCCATCGGCGGGTTCGACACGCGCTACTTCATGTACATGGAAGACGTCGATCTAGGGGACCGGCTTGCGCGTGCGGGCTGGCAGAACGTGTACGCGCCCAGCGCGGAGGTTGTGCACGCGAAAGGCCATGCGGCCGGACGTGATCCCGCACGCAGCCTCACCGCTCATCACGACAGCGTCTATATCTATCAATCCGACCGGCACCCGCACTGGTGGCAGGCGCCGTTGCGCTGGAGCATTCGGAGCGCACTGGCGGCTCGATCTGCGATCGTGGTGCGTGCGGCGATCCGCGCGAATCGGCGCCGGGACAAGCAAGGAGATGGGAATGCCTGA
- the rfbD gene encoding dTDP-4-dehydrorhamnose reductase, which yields MLVITGAGGQLGTHLIARAALHNLPIRALNSADWDITRDSVPDGVVAAGDTVINCAAYTAVDAAESDEARAYAVNADGAKRVAQACREVGARLIHVSTDYVFSGEFGVAGPRPYRPGDATAPTGVYARTKLAGEQAVHDVLPTAHVVRTAWVYTGITGDFVGVMRRLAAGDGPVRVVTDQTGSPTYAADLAEALLDLAASDVQAPILHAAGGGVVNRFDWAKAVFELVGADASRLQPCRSVDFPSAAPRPVYTALDGDHWADAGLAPLRPWRDALAEALATH from the coding sequence GTGCTTGTTATCACCGGAGCGGGCGGCCAGCTCGGCACCCACCTCATTGCCCGCGCCGCGCTCCACAACCTCCCCATCCGCGCTCTGAACTCGGCTGACTGGGATATTACCCGCGACAGTGTGCCCGACGGAGTGGTTGCTGCGGGGGATACCGTCATCAATTGCGCCGCCTACACCGCCGTGGATGCCGCGGAAAGCGACGAGGCCAGGGCATACGCGGTCAATGCCGACGGGGCGAAGAGGGTGGCCCAGGCATGTCGTGAGGTTGGCGCCAGATTGATACATGTCTCTACCGACTACGTGTTCAGCGGTGAATTCGGTGTGGCCGGCCCGCGCCCCTACCGCCCGGGTGACGCGACAGCTCCGACGGGTGTCTACGCGCGCACCAAGCTCGCCGGGGAACAGGCCGTTCACGATGTCTTACCGACGGCCCACGTGGTGCGTACGGCCTGGGTCTACACCGGAATCACCGGCGATTTCGTGGGCGTCATGAGGCGATTGGCGGCCGGGGACGGACCGGTGCGGGTGGTGACGGATCAGACCGGGTCCCCGACGTACGCCGCAGACCTCGCCGAGGCGCTGTTGGACCTGGCGGCCTCCGATGTCCAGGCTCCGATCCTGCATGCGGCCGGCGGCGGTGTGGTCAATCGGTTCGACTGGGCCAAGGCCGTGTTCGAGCTGGTCGGGGCGGATGCCTCACGATTACAGCCCTGCCGTTCTGTTGATTTTCCGAGCGCCGCGCCCCGGCCGGTGTACACGGCGCTGGACGGCGATCATTGGGCCGACGCGGGTCTGGCGCCGCTGCGCCCATGGCGCGACGCGTTGGCTGAGGCGCTGGCCACACACTAG
- a CDS encoding LCP family protein, translating to MTDPHALRASGSPQTETPRPLWRGIATLAAVAVMVVTGAAWGKIGNIDPNIARFDLPGLFGNAGKPNDGATDILMVGVDSRSDAHGNPLSQDELSMLRAGDETATNTDTIILIRIPNNGKSATAISIPRDSYVSVPDGTKGKINGVYGEAKENDRQKRVESGETLEAAERESVDAGRAALTQTVAKLTGVTVDRYAEVSMLGFVLMTNALGGVNVCLNEAVYEPMSGADFPAGPQTLDGPNALSFVRQRHDLPRGDLDRVVRQQVVMSSLAHSALSGGTLTNGTTLSKLRDAITRTVVLSEGWDVMDFIQQLQKLSGGNVAFATIPILREDGWTEDGAQSVVKVDPDQVRSWVSGLLDQQAEGKTEEATYSKDQTTADVVNETEINGLAAAVSELLVGKGFTAGKIGNNDADHTGSSQVQAAKLDDVGAKAVADALGLQVVEKQGLPERTVRVVLSSDYHGPGSGRDTTPASAESGSATEEAAPPPPPSPIFTAATGPRCVN from the coding sequence GTGACCGACCCTCACGCTCTTCGCGCGAGCGGCTCACCGCAGACGGAGACACCACGCCCCCTGTGGCGGGGTATCGCGACGCTGGCCGCGGTCGCGGTCATGGTGGTCACCGGGGCCGCCTGGGGAAAGATCGGCAACATCGATCCGAACATCGCCCGATTCGATCTGCCGGGCCTGTTCGGCAATGCCGGGAAACCCAATGACGGCGCGACGGACATTCTGATGGTGGGCGTCGACAGCCGCAGCGACGCGCACGGCAACCCGCTCTCGCAGGACGAGCTATCGATGCTGCGAGCCGGCGACGAGACGGCCACCAACACCGACACCATCATCCTCATCCGGATCCCCAACAACGGAAAGTCGGCAACGGCTATCTCCATCCCCCGCGACTCGTATGTCAGCGTCCCGGACGGCACCAAGGGCAAGATCAACGGCGTCTACGGCGAAGCCAAAGAGAACGACCGGCAGAAGCGCGTCGAATCCGGTGAGACCCTCGAGGCGGCCGAGCGCGAGTCCGTAGATGCCGGGCGCGCGGCGCTGACCCAGACGGTCGCAAAGCTGACCGGTGTCACCGTCGACCGCTACGCCGAGGTCAGCATGCTCGGATTCGTGCTGATGACCAACGCGTTGGGTGGCGTCAACGTGTGCCTCAACGAAGCCGTCTACGAGCCGATGTCGGGAGCCGACTTCCCCGCCGGTCCTCAGACGCTCGATGGCCCGAACGCGTTGAGCTTCGTGCGGCAACGCCACGACCTGCCGCGCGGTGACCTCGATCGCGTGGTCCGCCAGCAGGTGGTGATGTCCTCCTTGGCACATTCGGCGCTCTCCGGAGGAACGCTGACCAACGGAACGACCCTGAGCAAGCTTCGGGACGCGATCACGCGCACCGTGGTGCTCAGCGAGGGCTGGGACGTCATGGACTTCATCCAGCAGTTGCAGAAGCTGTCCGGGGGCAACGTGGCGTTCGCGACCATTCCCATCCTGCGCGAGGACGGCTGGACCGAGGACGGCGCGCAGAGCGTCGTGAAGGTTGATCCCGATCAGGTGCGCAGCTGGGTGTCCGGCCTGCTGGACCAGCAGGCCGAAGGTAAGACCGAAGAGGCCACCTACTCCAAGGACCAGACGACCGCCGACGTCGTCAACGAGACTGAGATCAACGGCCTGGCCGCTGCGGTGTCGGAACTGTTGGTGGGCAAGGGATTCACCGCAGGCAAGATCGGCAACAATGATGCCGACCACACCGGCAGCAGCCAGGTCCAGGCCGCAAAACTGGACGACGTAGGTGCCAAGGCGGTCGCCGACGCGTTGGGGTTGCAGGTGGTAGAGAAGCAGGGCCTGCCCGAGCGCACCGTCCGCGTGGTGCTGTCCAGCGACTACCACGGCCCCGGGTCCGGCCGGGACACCACACCGGCGTCCGCGGAGAGCGGTTCCGCCACCGAAGAAGCCGCACCCCCGCCGCCACCGTCGCCGATCTTCACCGCGGCCACCGGCCCACGCTGCGTCAACTAG
- a CDS encoding TIGR03089 family protein, protein MNLTPLLLGDASSPTPRITYYDDGTGERIELSTVTLANWAAKTANMLRDEFGAGPGSTVAVRLPAHWQTAGVLLGIWWAGAEVVLSGEDSSDVAFCAPGDEPDADEVCVLSLDAFGRPVPHLPLGLTDYSTAVRVHGDRFSPAGAGPALNGRSVDEVAAAARESAAAQGITADDRVLSSGSWDNPDTLTANLLAVLITGASLVQVANPDPAAQERRVVSEKVTHTLS, encoded by the coding sequence ATGAACCTCACCCCTCTGCTACTCGGCGATGCGAGCAGTCCCACGCCGCGGATCACCTACTACGACGACGGTACCGGTGAACGCATCGAGCTCTCGACGGTGACGCTGGCCAACTGGGCAGCCAAGACCGCCAATATGCTGCGCGACGAGTTCGGTGCGGGCCCCGGGTCCACGGTCGCGGTGCGACTGCCCGCGCATTGGCAAACCGCGGGCGTGCTCCTCGGAATCTGGTGGGCCGGTGCGGAAGTAGTGCTCAGCGGTGAGGACAGCTCCGATGTCGCGTTCTGCGCGCCCGGTGACGAACCGGACGCCGACGAGGTGTGCGTGCTCTCGCTTGATGCTTTCGGGCGCCCAGTGCCCCACCTGCCGCTCGGACTGACGGACTACTCGACAGCGGTCCGGGTGCACGGAGACCGGTTCTCACCCGCGGGTGCCGGGCCCGCGTTGAATGGCCGCAGCGTCGACGAGGTTGCCGCCGCCGCACGGGAAAGCGCTGCAGCACAGGGCATCACGGCCGATGACCGGGTGCTGAGCTCGGGCTCCTGGGATAACCCGGACACGCTGACCGCCAATCTTCTGGCGGTGCTCATCACCGGAGCCTCATTGGTGCAGGTGGCCAATCCGGACCCCGCCGCACAAGAACGGCGGGTTGTCTCCGAGAAGGTCACCCACACCCTCTCCTAG
- a CDS encoding acyl-CoA dehydrogenase, with amino-acid sequence MAGNPSFDLFKLAEEHDELRAAIRGLAEKEIAPHAKDVDEKARFPQEALDALVASGFNAVHVPEEYDGQGADSVAACIVIEEVARVCASSSLIPAVNKLGTMGLILNGSDELKKQVLPSIASGEAMASYALSEREAGSDAASMRTRAKADGDDWVINGSKCWITNGGKSSWYTVMAVTDPDKKAGGISAFMVHKDDEGFTVGPLEHKLGIKGSPTAELYFENCRIPGDRIIGEPGTGFKTALETLDHTRPTIGAQALGIAQGALDQAIAYTKDRKQFGKSISDFQGVQFMLADMAMKVEAARLMVYTAAARAERGEKNLGFISSASKCFASDVAMEVTTDAVQLFGGAGYTTDFPVERMMRDAKITQIYEGTNQIQRVVMSRALLGS; translated from the coding sequence ATGGCTGGAAACCCGTCGTTCGACCTGTTCAAGCTGGCTGAGGAGCACGACGAGTTGCGTGCGGCGATCCGTGGTCTGGCCGAGAAGGAGATCGCTCCTCACGCCAAGGATGTCGACGAGAAGGCGCGTTTCCCTCAAGAGGCTCTCGACGCGCTGGTTGCCTCGGGCTTCAATGCCGTGCACGTGCCCGAGGAGTACGACGGTCAGGGCGCAGACAGCGTGGCCGCCTGCATTGTCATCGAAGAGGTGGCGCGCGTCTGTGCGTCGTCGTCCCTGATTCCGGCGGTCAACAAGCTCGGCACTATGGGTCTGATCCTCAATGGCTCAGACGAGCTCAAGAAGCAGGTGCTGCCCTCGATCGCCAGCGGTGAGGCGATGGCGTCCTACGCGCTGTCCGAGCGCGAGGCCGGCAGCGACGCGGCCAGCATGCGTACCCGTGCGAAGGCCGACGGCGACGACTGGGTGATCAACGGGTCCAAGTGCTGGATCACCAACGGCGGCAAGTCGTCTTGGTACACCGTCATGGCGGTGACGGATCCCGACAAGAAGGCCGGCGGCATCTCGGCGTTCATGGTGCACAAGGACGACGAGGGGTTTACTGTCGGCCCGCTGGAGCACAAGCTCGGCATCAAGGGCTCGCCGACGGCAGAGCTGTACTTCGAGAACTGCCGGATTCCGGGCGATCGGATCATCGGTGAACCGGGCACCGGTTTCAAGACCGCGCTGGAGACGCTGGATCACACCCGCCCCACTATCGGTGCGCAGGCCCTCGGTATCGCTCAGGGCGCGCTGGATCAGGCGATCGCATACACCAAGGACCGCAAGCAGTTTGGCAAGTCCATCAGCGATTTCCAGGGCGTGCAGTTCATGCTCGCCGACATGGCGATGAAGGTGGAGGCCGCGCGCCTGATGGTGTACACCGCCGCGGCCCGTGCCGAGCGCGGCGAGAAGAACCTGGGGTTCATCTCCTCGGCGTCAAAGTGCTTCGCCTCCGATGTGGCCATGGAGGTCACCACCGATGCCGTGCAGCTGTTCGGCGGTGCCGGATACACCACCGACTTCCCCGTGGAGCGCATGATGCGCGATGCCAAGATCACCCAGATCTACGAGGGCACCAACCAGATTCAGCGCGTCGTGATGTCTCGCGCACTGCTTGGTTCCTAA
- the purE gene encoding 5-(carboxyamino)imidazole ribonucleotide mutase: MSARVGLIMGSDSDWSVMSDAANALAEFEIPFEVGVVSAHRTPARMLEYAQTAADRGIQVIIAGAGGAAHLPGMVASATPLPVIGVPVPLARLDGLDSLLSIVQMPAGVPVATVSIGGARNAGLLAARILGVSDHVLREKVVAFQASMEATVLEKDAALQRRLLGD; this comes from the coding sequence GTGAGTGCACGGGTCGGCCTGATCATGGGCAGCGACAGTGACTGGTCGGTGATGTCGGATGCCGCGAATGCTTTGGCGGAGTTCGAGATTCCGTTCGAAGTGGGGGTTGTCTCGGCGCATCGGACGCCGGCGCGCATGCTGGAGTACGCACAAACAGCCGCGGACCGGGGCATTCAGGTGATCATCGCCGGAGCCGGCGGGGCCGCGCATCTGCCCGGCATGGTGGCATCGGCCACCCCGTTGCCGGTCATCGGCGTTCCGGTACCGCTCGCGCGGTTGGACGGCCTGGATTCCCTGCTGTCCATCGTGCAGATGCCCGCGGGCGTGCCGGTGGCGACAGTGTCCATCGGCGGGGCCCGCAATGCGGGACTGTTGGCCGCACGGATCCTCGGGGTATCCGATCACGTGCTGCGCGAGAAGGTTGTCGCCTTCCAGGCGAGCATGGAAGCAACGGTTCTCGAGAAGGATGCGGCGCTGCAGCGCAGACTATTAGGCGACTAA
- a CDS encoding 5-(carboxyamino)imidazole ribonucleotide synthase, translating into MSETPVVTMIGGGQLARMTHQASIALGQTLRVLAHAADEPAAQVTPDVVLGSHTDLDDLRRAAKGATVLTFDHEHVPTAFLEALQAEGVNVQPPPSALIYAQDKTFMRRKLKSIGAPVPGFADIRTVADVDKFAAETGSRVVLKAVRGGYDGRGVWITDDLDEARTVAAEQLAAGVELLAEERVDMRRELSAMVARSPFGQGAAWPVVETVQRDGVCAVVIAPAPELPEERAMEAEQLALRIATELGVTGCLAVELFETDDGRLLVNELAMRPHNSGHWSMDGARTGQFEQHLRAVLDYPLGSTEQLAPVTVMANVLGAHETPAMSLDERMHHLMGRIPEAKVHLYGKGERAGRKLGHVNIQGRSDGSAADPQYVAEVRERAERAAHWLSHAVWTDGWTEGH; encoded by the coding sequence GTGTCCGAAACTCCCGTCGTCACCATGATCGGTGGTGGTCAGCTGGCCCGGATGACCCACCAGGCGTCGATCGCGCTCGGTCAGACACTGCGGGTGCTGGCTCACGCTGCCGATGAGCCGGCGGCTCAAGTCACCCCCGACGTCGTGCTGGGTTCGCATACAGATCTGGACGATCTGCGCCGGGCGGCCAAGGGTGCGACCGTGCTGACCTTCGATCACGAACACGTCCCCACCGCGTTTCTGGAGGCGCTGCAGGCCGAGGGCGTCAACGTGCAGCCGCCGCCGTCGGCGCTCATCTATGCGCAGGACAAGACGTTCATGCGGCGGAAATTGAAGAGCATCGGCGCTCCGGTACCGGGCTTCGCCGACATCAGGACCGTCGCCGATGTCGACAAGTTCGCGGCCGAGACGGGTAGCCGGGTTGTGCTGAAGGCGGTACGGGGCGGATACGACGGGCGCGGTGTGTGGATCACCGACGATCTGGACGAGGCGCGCACGGTGGCCGCCGAGCAGCTGGCCGCCGGAGTGGAGCTGCTCGCCGAGGAGCGCGTCGATATGCGCCGTGAACTGTCGGCGATGGTGGCCCGTTCCCCGTTTGGACAGGGCGCGGCCTGGCCCGTGGTGGAAACCGTTCAGCGGGATGGAGTTTGTGCCGTGGTGATCGCGCCGGCCCCGGAGCTGCCGGAGGAACGGGCGATGGAGGCCGAGCAGCTCGCACTGCGCATCGCTACCGAGCTGGGCGTGACCGGGTGTCTGGCGGTGGAGCTGTTTGAAACCGATGACGGCAGGCTGCTGGTCAACGAGTTGGCGATGCGCCCGCACAACTCCGGGCATTGGAGCATGGACGGTGCGCGGACCGGGCAATTCGAACAGCACCTGCGTGCGGTACTCGACTACCCGCTGGGCTCCACCGAACAGCTGGCCCCCGTGACCGTCATGGCCAACGTGCTGGGTGCACACGAGACGCCCGCGATGTCCCTGGACGAACGGATGCACCACTTGATGGGCCGCATCCCGGAGGCGAAGGTGCACCTGTACGGCAAGGGCGAGCGCGCGGGCCGCAAGCTCGGGCATGTGAATATTCAAGGCCGCTCTGATGGTTCGGCGGCCGATCCGCAGTACGTGGCCGAGGTGCGGGAGCGCGCCGAGCGGGCCGCGCACTGGTTATCGCACGCGGTATGGACCGACGGATGGACGGAAGGGCACTAG
- a CDS encoding GtrA family protein, translated as MSFADATIARLPRFIRPVAEQHHELIKFAIVGGTTFIIDSGIFYALKLTILEPKPLTAKIISGIIAVIASYILNREWSFRDRGGRERHHEALLFFAVSGIGVLIAMFPLWVSSYILELRVPNVSLTVENIADFISAYLIGNLLQMAFRFWAFRRWVFPDEFGRHDQAPVTLMTSETEQDGASDTETDDATLLSPHTGLPNSTTVHHGTEVGRGLYGSAHHVAGGRSRPRPVERLSPSSEPRVSKTS; from the coding sequence GTGTCTTTCGCCGATGCCACCATCGCCCGGCTTCCCCGGTTCATCCGGCCTGTCGCCGAGCAGCACCACGAGCTGATCAAGTTCGCGATCGTCGGTGGAACCACGTTCATCATCGACTCGGGCATCTTCTACGCGCTCAAGCTAACGATCCTGGAGCCCAAGCCCCTCACCGCGAAGATCATCTCCGGCATCATCGCCGTTATCGCCTCCTACATCCTCAACAGGGAGTGGAGTTTCCGAGACCGCGGTGGCCGCGAACGGCACCACGAGGCGCTGCTGTTCTTCGCGGTCAGCGGCATCGGCGTGCTCATCGCCATGTTCCCGTTGTGGGTGTCGAGTTACATCCTCGAGCTGCGCGTGCCGAATGTGAGCCTGACGGTCGAGAACATCGCCGACTTCATCAGTGCCTACCTCATCGGCAATCTGCTGCAGATGGCGTTCCGGTTCTGGGCCTTCCGCCGATGGGTGTTTCCCGACGAGTTCGGTCGCCATGACCAGGCCCCCGTCACTCTGATGACCAGCGAGACCGAGCAGGACGGCGCATCGGACACAGAAACGGACGACGCCACCCTCTTGTCCCCGCACACAGGGCTGCCCAACAGCACCACCGTGCATCACGGCACCGAGGTCGGCCGTGGCCTCTACGGCTCAGCGCATCACGTGGCAGGGGGCCGTTCGCGGCCTCGCCCGGTGGAGCGGCTGTCGCCCTCCTCAGAACCGAGGGTGTCGAAGACCTCGTGA